The following are encoded in a window of Paramormyrops kingsleyae isolate MSU_618 chromosome 12, PKINGS_0.4, whole genome shotgun sequence genomic DNA:
- the LOC140593627 gene encoding unconventional myosin-IXb-like isoform X1 codes for MGLSASSCRFATKCRFFRKLLKKRPRKDVQLSDQGKKPMEKESIHRLLEHIELHGLQTEGIYRKPGSVKGMRELRQQLEKDPMAVCLEDYPIHCVTGLVSEWLRNLPEPLTTFSQYSGFLHAMEPPEKSEQLGRISQVLDMLPPASIDMLERLFFHLVRVASEEGHNRMSTHSLAIVFAPSILRPPNTTNPLDIMKDMSKITMCLELILNEQKRRYEELNEGEENEIMANCISLTPCRLYRAQGQNDLDTIPH; via the exons ATGGGTTTGTCAGCATCCTCTTGTCGTTTTGCAACCAAGTGCCGTTTTTTTAGGAAGCTTCTGAAGAAGCGTCCTCGTAAAGATGTCCAGTTGTCAGACCAGGGGAAAAAG CCCATGGAGAAGGAGAGCATTCACCGGCTACTAGAGCACATAGAGCTGCATGGCCTCCAAACTGAGGGCATTTACCGCAAGCCTGGTAGCGTCAAGGGCATGAGGGAGCTGCGCCAGCAGCTGGAGAAAG ACCCAATGGCGGTATGTCTGGAGGACTACCCCATCCATTGTGTCACTGGCCTGGTCAGTGAATGGCTCCGGAACCTGCCTGAACCATTGACAACCTTCAGCCAGTACAGTGGCTTCCTGCATGCCATGG agccaccagaaaagtcaGAACAACTGGGGAGAATCTCCCAGGTGCTGGACATGCTCCCTCCAGCCAGCatcgacatgctggagagactctTCTTCCACTTAGTCAG ggtggccagtgaggaaggccaTAATCGCATGTCCACCCATTCGCTGGCCATAGTCtttgccccctccatccttcGCCCTCCTAACACCACAAACCCGCTTGACATTATGAAGGACATGAGCAAAATCACGAT GTGTCTGGAGCTCATTTTAAACGAGCAGAAGAGACGCTATGAGGAGCTGAATGAGGGGGAGGAAAATGAAATTATGGCAAACTGTATTTCCCTGACGCCCTGCCGGTTATACCGTGCACAGGGACAGAATGACCTGGACACTATCCCACATTAA
- the LOC140593627 gene encoding unconventional myosin-IXb-like isoform X2, with the protein MGLSASSCRFATKCRFFRKLLKKRPRKDVQLSDQGKKPMEKESIHRLLEHIELHGLQTEGIYRKPGSVKGMRELRQQLEKEPPEKSEQLGRISQVLDMLPPASIDMLERLFFHLVRVASEEGHNRMSTHSLAIVFAPSILRPPNTTNPLDIMKDMSKITMCLELILNEQKRRYEELNEGEENEIMANCISLTPCRLYRAQGQNDLDTIPH; encoded by the exons ATGGGTTTGTCAGCATCCTCTTGTCGTTTTGCAACCAAGTGCCGTTTTTTTAGGAAGCTTCTGAAGAAGCGTCCTCGTAAAGATGTCCAGTTGTCAGACCAGGGGAAAAAG CCCATGGAGAAGGAGAGCATTCACCGGCTACTAGAGCACATAGAGCTGCATGGCCTCCAAACTGAGGGCATTTACCGCAAGCCTGGTAGCGTCAAGGGCATGAGGGAGCTGCGCCAGCAGCTGGAGAAAG agccaccagaaaagtcaGAACAACTGGGGAGAATCTCCCAGGTGCTGGACATGCTCCCTCCAGCCAGCatcgacatgctggagagactctTCTTCCACTTAGTCAG ggtggccagtgaggaaggccaTAATCGCATGTCCACCCATTCGCTGGCCATAGTCtttgccccctccatccttcGCCCTCCTAACACCACAAACCCGCTTGACATTATGAAGGACATGAGCAAAATCACGAT GTGTCTGGAGCTCATTTTAAACGAGCAGAAGAGACGCTATGAGGAGCTGAATGAGGGGGAGGAAAATGAAATTATGGCAAACTGTATTTCCCTGACGCCCTGCCGGTTATACCGTGCACAGGGACAGAATGACCTGGACACTATCCCACATTAA